Proteins encoded by one window of bacterium:
- a CDS encoding response regulator: MKTLIVEDDFSSRILLQELLKEFGSPHVAANGREAVDAVIAALESNDHYDLICLDIMMPEMDGLHALEEIRHLEEEIPGNTKGAAKIVMTTALDELKYVSAAYNKLCDAYVTKPIDKAKLLEELKSLKLS; the protein is encoded by the coding sequence ATGAAAACCCTGATCGTCGAAGATGATTTCTCCAGTCGAATACTTTTGCAGGAACTGCTCAAGGAATTCGGCTCTCCGCACGTTGCGGCCAATGGAAGAGAAGCGGTCGATGCCGTGATCGCCGCCCTGGAATCGAATGATCATTACGACCTGATCTGCCTGGATATCATGATGCCGGAAATGGACGGCCTTCATGCCCTGGAAGAGATCAGACATCTGGAAGAGGAGATCCCGGGAAATACCAAGGGAGCGGCCAAGATCGTGATGACCACTGCGCTCGACGAGCTCAAGTACGTAAGCGCGGCTTACAACAAACTGTGTGATGCCTACGTCACCAAACCTATCGACAAGGCCAAATTGCTCGAAGAGCTGAAGAGTCTCAAATTGTCGTAG
- a CDS encoding response regulator: MRILVVDDDPTSRSMLSAMLRKAGHESIEVGNGADALDILRQQDAPRVAILDWMMPVMDGLEVIRRIREHQSDIPCYILMLTSRDEKADILEALSTGANDYLTKPFDICELRARVEAGCRTVTLQETLLGKINELHAALEQIQTLRGIIPVCANCKQVRDDQGYWHRVEEYITQHSEAECRHGLCPNCVDILYSDYLKAEIEVASEPT, encoded by the coding sequence ATGCGAATCCTGGTAGTTGATGACGATCCTACCTCAAGATCAATGCTGTCCGCCATGCTCCGGAAAGCCGGGCATGAATCTATCGAGGTAGGCAATGGAGCCGATGCACTGGATATTCTGCGGCAGCAGGATGCTCCCAGGGTGGCGATCCTCGATTGGATGATGCCGGTGATGGACGGCCTCGAAGTGATCCGTCGAATTCGCGAACATCAATCTGACATTCCGTGCTATATCCTGATGCTCACTTCGCGGGATGAGAAAGCCGACATCCTGGAAGCACTCAGCACCGGGGCCAATGATTATCTGACTAAACCATTCGATATCTGTGAACTTCGCGCCCGTGTAGAAGCTGGCTGTCGAACAGTCACCTTACAGGAAACTTTGCTGGGCAAGATCAACGAACTCCATGCCGCACTTGAACAAATTCAGACCCTACGCGGCATTATCCCCGTCTGCGCCAATTGCAAACAAGTCAGAGATGACCAGGGATACTGGCACCGGGTGGAAGAGTATATTACTCAACATTCCGAAGCTGAGTGCCGTCACGGACTCTGTCCGAACTGTGTCGATATTCTCTATTCCGACTATCTCAAAGCAGAGATAGAAGTAGCAAGCGAACCCACCTAG
- a CDS encoding SpoIIE family protein phosphatase yields MSRVHKSLLILVVDDDLTTTRVLVGLLRAAGFETITAHSKAEAEARALNSPISLILLDVHLPDGDSFDLCEKLTKLLDAPILFISANDDVTTKVKGFAAGGVDYITKPLASAEVLARVRTHLRLRAAYESLSELQAARLQTLATSQQHMMPQPADIPEAGFEACVRQVLTAGGDFYDVIPVGNQITDFVVADAAGHDLGTSLWTASFKTLLSEYGSILHAPLDICRMINTSLMRVLPGNTYFSVIYARLNRTSHKLTLVNAGHPSALLVSGDSHETKVLEQDGDLIGVFSDATFGQLEISVKPSDRLYFYSDGLIEAAGSREIGLERLTDACRSTVHMPLKEAVTSVVNSMRLIAAPEDDVVLLGVTV; encoded by the coding sequence ATGAGTCGGGTTCACAAATCGTTACTGATTCTGGTAGTCGATGACGACTTAACGACCACGAGAGTCCTGGTTGGACTACTCCGTGCCGCCGGATTTGAGACGATCACCGCACATTCCAAAGCTGAGGCCGAAGCACGCGCGCTCAATAGCCCGATATCTCTGATCCTATTGGACGTGCATCTTCCGGACGGGGATAGTTTTGATCTCTGCGAAAAGCTGACCAAGTTACTCGATGCACCGATCCTTTTCATTTCAGCGAACGATGATGTTACCACCAAGGTAAAGGGATTTGCCGCGGGCGGTGTCGACTATATCACCAAGCCGCTCGCCAGTGCTGAAGTACTCGCGCGTGTGAGAACTCACCTGCGTCTCCGCGCCGCATACGAATCACTCTCCGAACTGCAGGCGGCCCGTCTCCAAACATTGGCAACTTCGCAACAGCACATGATGCCCCAGCCGGCGGATATTCCCGAAGCGGGCTTCGAGGCCTGTGTCCGTCAAGTCCTCACCGCCGGTGGTGATTTCTACGATGTCATTCCGGTCGGAAACCAGATCACTGATTTTGTGGTGGCCGATGCTGCCGGACATGACCTCGGGACCTCCCTGTGGACTGCCTCGTTCAAAACGCTGTTAAGCGAATACGGCTCGATCCTGCATGCACCGCTCGACATATGCCGCATGATCAATACCTCGCTCATGCGGGTACTGCCGGGGAATACATACTTCTCCGTCATTTACGCCCGATTGAATCGAACCTCACACAAGCTGACGCTGGTCAATGCCGGACATCCATCCGCTTTGCTCGTCTCCGGTGATTCGCACGAAACAAAGGTACTCGAGCAAGATGGTGATCTGATCGGTGTTTTCTCCGATGCCACTTTTGGGCAATTGGAAATATCGGTCAAGCCAAGTGACAGGCTCTATTTCTACTCAGATGGTTTGATTGAGGCCGCCGGCTCGCGAGAGATCGGGCTGGAGCGATTGACCGATGCCTGCCGATCAACTGTGCACATGCCGCTGAAAGAAGCGGTCACCAGCGTGGTGAATTCGATGCGGCTCATCGCCGCGCCGGAAGATGATGTCGTGTTGTTGGGGGTCACGGTATGA
- a CDS encoding ATP-binding protein has product MNITVNSVHTQFPGFSSMVPSSLEEVESVCSRTRQLLSNEGLAENIFAVDLLLREFLNNAIVHGHHQDRNKRVRVTVQLRRKWIVLRITDQGEGFDWRSAKREIPGPEATSGRGLAIATNYANRIQFNDNGSQATIWIKKSYSKESTQ; this is encoded by the coding sequence ATGAATATCACCGTCAATTCGGTCCATACACAGTTTCCTGGTTTCAGCAGTATGGTCCCGTCGTCTCTCGAAGAGGTTGAGTCCGTCTGTTCCCGGACAAGGCAGTTGTTGTCAAACGAGGGGCTAGCTGAAAACATCTTCGCGGTGGACCTGCTCCTAAGGGAGTTTCTGAATAACGCCATAGTACACGGCCATCATCAGGATCGTAACAAGCGCGTTCGCGTGACTGTACAACTGCGCCGCAAGTGGATCGTCCTCAGAATAACCGACCAGGGCGAAGGTTTCGACTGGCGCTCCGCCAAGCGGGAAATACCGGGACCAGAGGCAACCTCCGGTCGCGGACTGGCGATCGCCACAAACTATGCAAACCGTATCCAGTTCAACGATAACGGTTCTCAAGCCACGATATGGATCAAGAAGTCATATAGTAAGGAGAGCACGCAATGA
- a CDS encoding STAS domain-containing protein yields the protein MSEYHVVKEGKVARVELHQRLTALDVPSLQPALKEAIVDGAREVVFDLGRTVSLDSTGIGLLIATNNSLASAQGSVRLINVSTDILRLLRSMRLVERLHATPAEEKVAHVQ from the coding sequence ATGAGTGAGTATCACGTGGTAAAAGAGGGGAAAGTCGCGCGGGTGGAATTGCACCAGCGATTGACCGCACTGGACGTTCCTTCTCTTCAGCCCGCCCTGAAAGAAGCGATCGTCGATGGTGCTCGCGAGGTCGTTTTCGATCTGGGCCGCACAGTTTCCCTCGATTCAACCGGGATCGGCCTGCTGATCGCCACTAACAATTCACTGGCCTCCGCCCAGGGGTCGGTCCGCCTGATCAATGTGTCGACAGATATTCTCCGGCTGCTTCGCAGTATGCGGCTGGTCGAACGGCTGCATGCGACACCTGCCGAGGAGAAAGTGGCTCATGTCCAATAA
- a CDS encoding chemotaxis protein CheW: MSNNIVDDSLLRDFINESREHLATIESDLLLVEESGADIDDALVNKVFRAAHSIKGGSSFFGLNNVKELSHRAETILDMVRSRKMVPNAEVTNVLLAAFDQLREMINHIDTSDQLDISDLLVSLTGLASSYLPAEQKNSLYAEATLETPDGKRQVKLPQTDIEKAQRTGQYIYWIDCDLVHDIERKGQNILSVFNTITATSEILDCEVDYTAVGDLDGAIGNRVPLRLIVATVLEPDLVGGIFDTIPQERIHMIFDPQGAQQAPVMTDTRVMHETADEAPVEQMAAPVRATVTEASIAKTQTVKSSDSNGQSASSDETLRVNVKLLESLMNLAGELVLSRNQLRAAVAQDNRKLLASADQRVNQVTSELQDVIMQTRLQPIGNVFAKFPRVVRDLSRSLGKEIQLDMEGNDVALDKTLIEGLSDPLTHMVRNAVDHGIETTDERIRSGKKPTGIVRIEARHEAGQVVVEISDDGKGIDSERVADSAVKKGLITAEKVQGMSERDKQMLIFLPGLSTAAKVSDVSGRGVGMDVVKTNLDRLGGQVEILSTIGKGSTFRIKLPLTLAIIPSLIVSEREERFAIPQTNIEELLRLRADEVKNRIEIVGDSEVLLLRDRLLPLARLADVIGALPVYEDQESGQQEIDRRTKLKDRRTIRFTQHGADDTRRESLELRQPGDRRQSTTSAIEIAIVTTGTMSYGLVVGSFHDTEEVVVKPLGSRLKHLREYSGATILGDGSVALILDSAGLADKAGLTSVSGTSRAVEIAAEAEAQRLQDVHSLLLFHNGPSTPCAVPLDLVHRIEHISPAQVENLGNHRTMQYRGNSLPLVTLSDAAAVNSVEGEEDLVVLVFNVNGHEVGLLGSMPVDVDEAKIVIDQVTHRQRGIAGSAILHGETTLIADLYELVDTVHPEWAAAREEMRIAASAPDAAVTTILLAEDSDFFRAQVKKYLEEDGFRVLAAPDGEAAWELLDANTDTVSIVVTDVEMPRLTGFGLAARIRADQRTSHLPVIAVTSLAGEEDMARGREAGVTEYHVKLDRDKLLTSVHAYANGTAIAAI; this comes from the coding sequence ATGTCCAATAACATTGTCGACGACAGCTTGCTCCGGGACTTTATCAACGAGTCTCGTGAGCACCTGGCGACCATCGAGTCGGATCTGCTCCTCGTTGAAGAAAGCGGCGCCGACATCGATGATGCACTGGTCAACAAGGTCTTTCGCGCCGCCCACTCCATAAAAGGGGGCAGTAGCTTCTTTGGCTTGAACAATGTCAAAGAGCTTTCCCATCGCGCCGAGACCATACTTGACATGGTTCGCTCGCGCAAGATGGTCCCCAATGCCGAAGTGACCAACGTCCTGCTGGCCGCATTCGATCAGCTTCGTGAGATGATCAATCATATTGACACCAGCGACCAGCTCGATATCTCCGATCTGCTCGTCAGTCTCACCGGGCTGGCTTCATCCTATCTTCCGGCCGAACAGAAAAACTCACTCTACGCTGAGGCAACACTGGAAACCCCGGACGGCAAACGGCAGGTGAAGTTGCCGCAGACCGATATCGAAAAAGCGCAGCGTACCGGCCAGTACATCTATTGGATCGATTGCGACCTGGTGCATGATATCGAACGGAAAGGCCAGAATATCCTTTCGGTTTTCAATACGATCACCGCAACCAGTGAGATCCTTGATTGCGAAGTCGACTACACCGCCGTGGGAGATCTGGACGGAGCGATCGGGAATCGAGTACCGCTTCGTCTGATCGTAGCTACCGTTCTGGAGCCGGATCTGGTGGGCGGGATATTTGACACCATTCCGCAGGAACGCATCCATATGATCTTTGATCCGCAAGGAGCACAGCAAGCTCCGGTGATGACCGACACGCGGGTCATGCATGAAACAGCGGATGAAGCTCCGGTCGAGCAGATGGCGGCACCCGTCCGTGCGACAGTGACGGAAGCATCGATCGCAAAAACTCAGACGGTCAAATCAAGCGACTCAAACGGCCAGTCTGCATCGAGCGATGAAACGCTCCGTGTGAATGTCAAATTGCTGGAAAGCCTGATGAATCTCGCGGGCGAACTGGTCCTGAGCCGCAATCAACTTCGCGCGGCTGTCGCTCAGGACAATCGCAAATTGCTTGCCTCGGCCGATCAGCGGGTCAATCAGGTGACCTCCGAACTTCAGGATGTCATCATGCAAACCCGCCTCCAGCCGATCGGCAATGTATTCGCCAAATTTCCGCGAGTTGTTCGTGACCTCTCCCGGTCGCTCGGAAAAGAAATACAACTCGACATGGAGGGGAACGATGTCGCCCTGGATAAGACCCTGATCGAAGGGTTGTCGGACCCATTGACGCACATGGTGCGCAATGCGGTCGATCACGGGATAGAGACCACCGACGAACGCATTCGCTCAGGCAAAAAGCCGACAGGGATCGTGCGTATCGAGGCTCGACATGAAGCCGGCCAGGTTGTGGTGGAGATCTCCGACGACGGCAAAGGGATCGACTCAGAACGGGTTGCCGATTCAGCCGTCAAAAAAGGTCTGATCACAGCAGAGAAGGTTCAGGGAATGTCGGAGAGAGACAAACAGATGCTGATCTTCCTCCCCGGTCTTTCAACCGCCGCCAAGGTATCCGATGTCTCCGGCCGTGGTGTCGGAATGGATGTGGTCAAAACCAATCTGGACCGTCTCGGTGGACAAGTCGAGATCCTGTCGACGATCGGCAAGGGTTCGACCTTCCGGATCAAACTCCCCCTGACGCTGGCGATCATCCCATCGCTCATCGTCTCCGAACGTGAAGAACGCTTTGCCATCCCGCAGACGAATATCGAAGAGCTATTGCGTTTACGAGCCGACGAGGTGAAGAACCGCATTGAGATAGTAGGAGATTCCGAAGTTCTTCTCCTGCGCGATCGCCTGCTACCGCTGGCCCGTCTTGCCGATGTGATCGGCGCGCTGCCGGTCTACGAAGATCAGGAATCGGGGCAGCAGGAAATAGATCGACGGACCAAACTCAAAGACAGGCGGACGATCCGTTTCACCCAACATGGTGCAGACGATACGCGACGCGAGTCATTGGAACTGCGCCAACCAGGCGACCGCCGTCAGTCGACGACCTCGGCGATCGAGATCGCCATCGTTACGACCGGGACAATGTCCTATGGCCTGGTGGTTGGATCATTCCACGACACCGAAGAAGTCGTGGTCAAGCCGCTGGGAAGTCGGCTGAAGCATCTGCGCGAGTATTCCGGCGCCACAATTCTGGGCGATGGTTCTGTTGCCCTGATCCTGGATTCCGCCGGGCTGGCTGACAAAGCCGGGTTGACCTCGGTTTCCGGAACTTCCCGGGCCGTAGAGATCGCTGCAGAGGCTGAAGCTCAGCGTCTGCAGGATGTTCACTCGCTCTTGCTCTTCCACAATGGACCATCTACACCGTGCGCGGTTCCTCTCGATCTGGTACATCGTATTGAGCATATCTCACCAGCACAGGTGGAAAATCTGGGCAATCACCGCACCATGCAGTACCGCGGCAATTCATTACCGCTGGTTACTCTTTCCGATGCTGCCGCTGTCAATTCAGTGGAAGGAGAGGAAGATCTGGTGGTGCTGGTCTTTAATGTCAATGGGCATGAAGTCGGTCTGCTTGGAAGCATGCCGGTCGACGTGGACGAGGCAAAAATCGTCATCGACCAGGTAACTCATCGCCAGCGTGGCATTGCCGGTTCGGCGATCCTCCATGGCGAAACAACGCTGATAGCCGACCTTTACGAATTGGTCGACACGGTGCATCCCGAATGGGCAGCGGCCCGTGAAGAGATGCGGATCGCCGCCAGCGCGCCGGATGCGGCAGTGACCACTATCCTGCTGGCTGAGGATTCTGATTTCTTCCGCGCCCAGGTCAAAAAGTACCTCGAGGAAGACGGATTCCGCGTTTTGGCCGCACCCGATGGCGAGGCCGCCTGGGAACTGCTGGATGCCAATACGGATACGGTCAGTATTGTCGTTACCGATGTTGAAATGCCGCGCCTGACCGGATTCGGTCTGGCCGCGCGAATTCGGGCCGACCAGCGGACTTCGCACCTCCCCGTTATCGCTGTCACGTCGTTGGCAGGCGAAGAGGACATGGCCCGCGGCCGCGAGGCAGGGGTAACGGAATATCATGTCAAACTGGATAGAGACAAACTGCTCACAAGTGTGCACGCCTATGCCAACGGAACGGCGATAGCCGCGATTTGA
- a CDS encoding methyl-accepting chemotaxis protein, translated as MSIANMTIAKKLLAGFAVVACITLGLGLFGYYGAIKTDEAIEELGVVRLPSVESLLEMHLALETINAIEEELFTSNVSDATRSECKLEYAAAKQQLEKNWKIYEPLPQTKEEAIEWKKFVPLYESYWRQHEEYIEMAFNRSNNSRISDAKFAAAMDAVDKSEQPVHQSVERLVEINMFVADSTWKASEVLANNLKAGNLTAAIVGLVLAMFLGWMLSRAIVKPIRRVADMLRDISEGEGDLTKRIPVTSKDEVGELATYFNKFVEKLQGVIGHIAGNAHTVASAASQLSAISAQTSQNVMSMHERTSTVAAAAEESSANTTSVATSMEQATGNLASVATATEEMTATIGEIASNSEKARAISSEAGSRAAEISSLMQQLGIAAKEIGKVTETITEISSQTNLLALNATIEAARAGAAGKGFAVVANEIKELAKQTAAATEDIKAKIDGVQGSAGSAIADIERITGVISEVSQLVAGIATAIEEQAAVTKDVATHVAEASVGVRDASERVAQTAAVSMSMAQDIAGVSSATSEIRSGGEQVQSSAAELSRLSEQLRGMVEQFKI; from the coding sequence ATGAGTATTGCCAACATGACTATTGCCAAGAAGCTGCTGGCCGGCTTTGCCGTAGTCGCATGCATCACCCTGGGGCTGGGCCTTTTTGGCTACTATGGCGCCATCAAGACGGACGAAGCCATTGAAGAATTGGGAGTCGTTCGACTCCCCTCGGTGGAGAGTCTGCTCGAAATGCACCTTGCATTGGAGACGATCAACGCCATCGAGGAAGAGCTTTTCACCAGCAATGTATCAGACGCGACCCGTTCTGAATGCAAACTGGAATACGCTGCTGCCAAACAGCAGTTGGAAAAGAATTGGAAGATATACGAACCGCTGCCGCAGACTAAAGAAGAAGCGATTGAATGGAAGAAATTCGTACCGCTGTATGAGTCATATTGGCGCCAGCACGAAGAGTATATTGAGATGGCATTCAACCGCTCAAACAATAGCAGAATTTCCGATGCAAAATTCGCCGCAGCCATGGATGCGGTGGATAAGTCGGAACAGCCAGTTCATCAGAGTGTGGAACGACTAGTTGAAATCAACATGTTTGTAGCGGATTCGACCTGGAAAGCCTCAGAAGTACTGGCCAACAATCTTAAGGCCGGCAACTTGACCGCAGCCATTGTCGGATTGGTCCTTGCCATGTTTTTGGGTTGGATGCTGAGCCGTGCGATCGTAAAGCCGATCCGCCGCGTGGCAGACATGCTCCGTGACATTTCCGAGGGAGAAGGCGACCTGACAAAGCGAATCCCGGTGACCAGCAAAGATGAGGTAGGTGAACTTGCCACATACTTCAATAAATTTGTCGAGAAACTCCAGGGAGTGATCGGGCATATCGCAGGCAACGCCCATACGGTTGCATCGGCCGCGTCGCAACTCTCAGCGATCAGTGCCCAGACTTCCCAGAATGTGATGTCGATGCACGAACGGACCTCCACGGTTGCCGCGGCCGCAGAAGAGTCCAGCGCCAACACGACCTCTGTCGCCACCAGCATGGAACAGGCGACCGGCAACCTCGCTTCCGTCGCCACGGCGACCGAGGAGATGACCGCAACGATCGGCGAGATCGCTTCGAATTCTGAAAAGGCTCGCGCAATCAGTTCAGAGGCCGGATCTCGCGCGGCAGAGATCTCCTCGCTGATGCAGCAACTCGGCATCGCCGCCAAAGAGATCGGAAAAGTGACCGAGACCATTACAGAGATCTCCTCGCAGACGAACCTGCTGGCATTAAACGCCACTATCGAAGCCGCCCGTGCAGGAGCCGCCGGTAAGGGATTTGCGGTCGTGGCCAACGAGATCAAAGAGCTGGCCAAGCAGACAGCGGCCGCAACCGAAGATATCAAAGCAAAGATCGATGGTGTCCAGGGTTCGGCCGGCAGCGCGATCGCTGATATCGAACGGATCACCGGCGTGATCTCTGAAGTAAGCCAGTTGGTAGCCGGTATTGCCACCGCTATCGAAGAACAGGCGGCGGTGACCAAGGATGTGGCCACCCACGTGGCTGAGGCTTCAGTCGGCGTCCGCGATGCCAGTGAGCGCGTAGCCCAGACAGCCGCGGTTTCGATGTCGATGGCACAGGATATCGCCGGTGTCAGCTCAGCGACATCGGAAATTCGGTCAGGTGGAGAGCAGGTGCAGTCAAGCGCGGCAGAATTGTCACGCCTGTCTGAGCAGCTTCGAGGAATGGTCGAGCAGTTCAAGATCTGA
- a CDS encoding chemotaxis protein CheW, with protein sequence MRYDDESNDGLLVTGFMLGKATFGVDARLVQEVVKVGDVTRVHDAPTGVIGIRNLRGRIVTVLDMAVHLNLGCVEPGPETRMLIMEYQGESYGFLVDAVTDAIALEEDRIASPPASMDGALRERVRGVWREGDKLTTIIDADALFRWEDVAR encoded by the coding sequence ATGCGCTATGACGACGAGTCCAACGATGGGTTGCTGGTCACCGGCTTCATGCTGGGAAAGGCAACATTTGGTGTGGACGCGCGATTGGTCCAGGAAGTAGTCAAGGTCGGCGATGTTACGCGAGTGCATGATGCGCCGACCGGCGTGATCGGGATACGCAATCTGCGGGGACGGATAGTCACCGTACTCGATATGGCGGTCCATCTGAATCTGGGCTGCGTCGAACCCGGTCCGGAAACTCGCATGCTGATCATGGAATATCAGGGTGAATCATACGGTTTCCTGGTAGATGCCGTGACGGACGCGATCGCTCTCGAAGAGGACCGAATCGCCAGTCCGCCGGCCAGCATGGACGGAGCGCTGCGTGAGCGGGTCCGTGGTGTCTGGCGGGAGGGAGACAAGCTAACCACGATCATTGACGCAGATGCGCTCTTCCGCTGGGAAGATGTCGCTCGATGA
- a CDS encoding chemotaxis response regulator protein-glutamate methylesterase, producing MRVFVADDAILFRRVMSEVLATLPDVEVIGQAQNGKLALQKVRELKPDLLTLDMEMPEMDGLAVLDAIKTLEAPPLVIVVSALTMQGGRLTLQALQKGAFDFITKPEGLTAEQSREILRNELAPRIKAISLRLGVRGILRRTPVSVPAIGSAVTPPAPSGAPTSPSQVKRVSVSTVENKPFAGKVTKPGIVLIGVSTGGPNALSALIPNIPGNLSAPILIVQHMPPLFTQSLAEMLRNKSSLQIHEAKDGMVLEPRTVYIAPGGRQMRLAPGMKGVKTIQITDDPPENNCKPAVDYLFRSVANHFPGQAMAVILTGMGSDGTLGLRLLKRNGCFTIAQDEASCVVYGMPRAAVEAGVVDVVLPLDSIAGRITSVVQGGGA from the coding sequence GTGAGAGTATTTGTTGCAGATGATGCCATCTTGTTTCGACGGGTGATGTCCGAGGTCCTGGCGACTCTTCCGGATGTTGAGGTGATCGGACAGGCACAGAACGGGAAACTGGCGCTTCAAAAGGTGCGCGAGTTAAAACCTGATCTGCTGACGCTCGACATGGAAATGCCGGAGATGGATGGCCTCGCAGTGCTTGATGCTATCAAGACACTCGAGGCGCCACCGCTGGTCATTGTGGTCAGTGCTCTGACCATGCAGGGTGGACGCTTAACCCTCCAGGCCCTGCAGAAGGGTGCGTTTGACTTTATCACCAAGCCGGAAGGATTGACCGCCGAGCAGAGTCGCGAGATCCTACGGAACGAATTGGCCCCGCGCATCAAGGCCATCTCCCTTCGTCTGGGAGTGCGTGGCATTCTTCGGCGAACACCGGTAAGTGTGCCTGCCATAGGCAGTGCAGTTACGCCGCCCGCACCATCAGGTGCTCCGACCTCTCCTTCTCAAGTGAAGCGCGTCAGCGTTTCGACCGTGGAGAATAAACCGTTTGCCGGCAAAGTGACCAAGCCGGGAATAGTACTGATCGGCGTCTCGACCGGAGGGCCAAATGCGTTGTCCGCGCTGATACCGAACATTCCAGGAAACCTGTCAGCTCCCATCTTGATCGTCCAGCACATGCCGCCGCTGTTCACACAGTCGCTCGCAGAGATGCTTCGCAATAAAAGCTCACTGCAGATCCACGAAGCAAAGGATGGGATGGTGCTCGAGCCGCGCACGGTTTACATCGCACCTGGCGGTCGCCAGATGCGGCTCGCTCCTGGAATGAAAGGCGTGAAGACCATCCAGATCACGGATGATCCACCGGAAAACAACTGCAAGCCGGCGGTTGACTACCTCTTCCGATCGGTGGCCAATCACTTCCCTGGTCAGGCGATGGCAGTGATTTTGACCGGCATGGGGAGCGACGGGACACTTGGGCTTCGCCTGCTCAAACGAAATGGCTGTTTCACCATCGCTCAGGATGAAGCATCCTGCGTCGTATACGGAATGCCGCGTGCCGCGGTCGAGGCCGGTGTGGTGGATGTGGTATTGCCACTTGATTCCATTGCCGGTCGGATCACATCGGTGGTACAGGGAGGAGGCGCATGA
- a CDS encoding protein-glutamate O-methyltransferase CheR encodes MSTPALTNEELTAWSKSIHEFCGVYLDTTKGYLIETRLGGLMRETGSGGWSELLYKVKGDGSSKLKTRVINAITTNETSFFRDTAPFELLKHKIFPDLIDRRKRAGMKLVPIRVLSAACSTGQEAYSTVIVLKEMLGDFAGYDIRILGIDISDDAVAKASYAHFNRLELDRGMSPDKLNRFFEPVGGQWKVRDELRATTTFRRANLLEPIASPAPFDLIFCRNVAIYFTEPDKIRLFKNLGKVLARDGALIIGSTESISGLCPEFEPKRYLRSVFYQFK; translated from the coding sequence ATGAGCACTCCGGCACTGACCAACGAAGAATTGACCGCCTGGAGCAAGAGTATCCATGAATTCTGCGGTGTCTATCTGGATACAACCAAAGGTTACCTGATCGAAACCCGCCTGGGCGGACTGATGCGAGAGACCGGCTCGGGTGGTTGGTCTGAGTTGCTGTACAAGGTCAAAGGTGACGGATCAAGCAAGTTGAAGACCCGTGTCATCAACGCCATCACCACGAATGAAACATCGTTCTTCCGGGACACCGCTCCCTTTGAACTGCTCAAACATAAGATCTTCCCGGACTTGATCGATCGACGCAAACGAGCCGGCATGAAACTGGTACCGATCCGCGTCCTGAGTGCTGCCTGTTCAACCGGACAGGAAGCATACAGCACGGTGATCGTACTCAAAGAAATGCTGGGAGACTTTGCCGGGTACGATATTCGAATTCTGGGGATCGACATATCTGACGATGCGGTTGCCAAGGCGAGTTATGCTCACTTCAATCGACTCGAACTGGACCGCGGAATGTCCCCCGACAAACTGAATCGCTTTTTCGAGCCAGTTGGTGGGCAGTGGAAAGTACGGGACGAGTTGCGGGCGACAACAACCTTTCGTCGCGCCAATTTGCTGGAACCGATCGCATCGCCTGCCCCATTCGATCTCATTTTTTGCCGGAATGTCGCCATCTACTTTACAGAACCGGACAAGATCCGGCTTTTCAAAAACCTTGGCAAAGTGTTGGCCCGCGATGGTGCGCTGATCATCGGCTCCACTGAATCGATCAGCGGACTCTGTCCCGAATTCGAGCCCAAACGCTACCTCAGATCTGTCTTCTATCAGTTCAAATAG